ATCTCAAAACATTGAATGATAAGTGACAATTTTTTTagagaaaaagttctctgtctggaAGTGTGGCTTATGCCTACTCTcccttgagtctatctctctcctccttatttgaaaagacacatctgtccccttgttttgcgtaggagagagatagacaaatggGAAAGTAGGCGTaacggacagaaaactactttccatttttttattacCTTATTGTCAATAATTCTTCCCTCTTTTAGTTGCACCTACATAAAGGTAGTCACAATATTTTGGATTTGAGCTTTACAACAAAATAAATGGTGATGTCTAGAAATGCAGAGAGTTTGGACCATATAATTGACGTTATGTTTGGCTTGAAATTCTTTCACCAATCACCACACCTTCTTGGACTATGCACTTTTGCATACCCCCTCACATTTCATTGTacatctaaaacaataaaatgtcTAAAATAACCCCCTTATTGGAATATTCGAAAGAGAGAAAGCTTAGATGGCCACATCAGAAACCGAGTGTCGATCTCGGGTGTCGAGGGGAtcagaaccctctccctaatctAAATTCAATTTTCAACCGAAATTTTCCTAAGAATAGAAAGACCGTGGACCTAATCAAGACCACTTTTCTTTGTAGGAATTGGGTAGCAAAATGGGGGCCTTAGAGGTCATTCTTTGGATCATGAATGTTTACTGTTTTACAAGGGATGTAAAAACGTCTAATGAATGACCTTCCCAAAGAGGTATATCAACCTCCATGCACGGCTTGTCTATCCCATTATGGTCAGTGAAAATGATCTCTAAGTTATAGACACATGAGTGTTAGGATCTTTGTATCACTCTACATTAGGTTTTTATTTTGACTATAAAGAGGGTTGATGTGTCTAACCCAATTATAGGATACATGGAAGAATCTTTGAATTGGTCttgtatcaatttttttttttgtcttaccTATTTAATTGCCCAATGAGACTTTATCTACAGTTACAAGAGAGGGGGGAAAGTGTTTACCAGgaggagagaggggagagaggagagagagggtgtATTATGGCACAAGGTGAAGAAAGAAGACTTTCTGGAGTCTTATACTCTACAGACAATGCACCAACCAACTGAGCAAACAGCTGTCTTCTTCGTATCATATTAAGCTTCAATCTGTGATATGATCTaccatttattatttttttcaatataaTTTTTAATCATTAGCATGAAACATAGAGAACGTGATTTGAACTAAAACTTGATATCTGAATTAGAAATGCTATAAACCTACTTATGGTCAAATTTTGGGTGATAATGAAGGATATAAAGGCACACACAGGTTTTtcattcaaaaggaaaaaaaaaaaaaaaaaaaaggtagacaTGGTCGAGGACCATGGCAATGGCCCAATGGCTATGGAGTGTGTACCCTCGGTCCATTCCGTTGAGCTCCACCACCAGACATTTAGTGGGgtccatcatttttttttgggggggggggtggggagggaagACTAGTTGAAGAGTGAGGACAGGGATTATAGTATGGTGATCattgcacttgagaggataaaaatgcAATGCACTTTAAAGGGTAACACCACatttgagaggatgaaaattcTGGATTATATGGCTGGGATTGGTACTACAAGAGAATCCAAATTCCAAGGTTGTTGGATCATCTGATTTTTAGTCTTTTTGGAGTCTGAAGACTGTTAGGTTGAGGAtcttttttcttgtaaaatGTCCCAATCCTTTGAGTGTTTGATACATAATGTGGTGTTTGCTATTCTTTGATGATGATCTACGCATCTTTTCGTGTTTTTTCGTGTTTCAAACCCTGAAAATGATCGAAAGTGCAATGATCATTTCACCGTATATCAAGATGCAAGGGTGACGTGTCTGGCCCATCCAGGTGGcgttcttctcccttttttttataaggGTTACACCCACGGTTTCAAGAATCCTGATCGGACCAATGGATCCACTCTTCCAGATGATTTCGTCCGCTCATCCAATCCTTGTACGTAAAATCTTAAAGGGCATCAAAGTCAAAATACCGATTCAAATGCCGATTCAGACTGATCCATCCAGCCGatctgaataaaaaaaatggggagATTCGAATCCTGATTCCGTGTTTTTAAACCCTAAGTTCCGTTTGCTCTGTTGGACCTTGGAAAGCGACATTCCCTTTGTGtctgagagggagagagagaagagtgaAGGgacaataataattaaaaatgattGCTTTTGCCAATAAACGGAAGCGGCACAAATTATTTGACTATGACCTTTACATGAGCTCACGTtggtctctccctctctctataaAATGATTCATCACAGAAGACGACCAATATCCTTGGGAGCACCTCTCTGTCGTAAAAAGATGGAGAGTGGTAAATGGGtgctctttcttcctctcttcttcctcctccttcgaCTCCCAAGTGGCAGCTCTACAAGCCAACAAGAGCTGGATAAGATTCTTGAGCTCCCTGGACAGACCTTCAATGTGAATTTTTCTCAGTATTCTGGGTATGTCACAGCCAATGAGGAATCTGGAAGGAATCTGTTCTATTGGTTAATTGAAGCTGTTGAAGAACCTTCTACAAAACCCCTTGTTCTTTGGCTCAATGGAGGTCTCTTATATAAACCCACATCATTAATTGTTTATACTGTCAGTAATTGGTGTTTGACTTTGTCAtatctttcttcttgttctgtcaaatttgttctccttctcttttcagTTTGTTATTTGTTTCTGACCCAAGAGTTGTTTTTCTAGGGCCTGGATGTTCTTCAATTGCTTATGGGGAAGCAGAGGAAATTGGTCCATTTCATGTTAAGCCAGATGGAAAGACCCTTTATCTAAATCGTTATTCTTGGAACCAAGGTATGGACTCCTTTGACTTTTTGAACTGGTTGAAATTTACAAGGATAGAGCCAGTTTAAGGACTAAGTTGGAAATTAGTTCTGGGTCTATCTGATGGATCACAGGATAAAGAGAAGGgtatcaaatcaaaccaaaccctttAACTCATCaaaaccatggaacaaaatTTATACCTAAGGAGACAGTTTTATGGGAGATTTTCCCCCTCCTATCTATTGGGTGTGACCACTACTTCCATTATGAAGTACTCTTTGATCCCTCAAAAGTCAGGACTACTGGAATCCTGCACCTACTCACAGATAAATCCTTTTGTGTGGATCCAAGGACAAATCTACCCTGTATCAAATTTTTTATCTTCTATCAAGTCACCCAAGGTCCTCAATATTTCTGGAAATTAGGCTTATCTTGGTTAGACTCCAACTAATATATGTACTTGATTTATATTGGGTATTCATGCCTGGAGTAAATTATATACAGAACTTGTATCTGGCAAATTGCATTATTCATCTTAGATTTCCTGCCAAAGCAACTgtctttaattatttgtgtcATTTTGCAGTGGCAAACATCATCTTTCTTGACTCCCCAGTTGGTGTTGGCTTTTCCTACTCAAACAATTCCGAAGATATTCTGAACAATGGAGATAAGCGGACTGGTATAACTTTGGAATCTTTGATGTCTTGCCTTCTTTCAAGTACATCCGATAATCCCTATTATTAAATCTATTTCCTTCTATGGTTGCAGCTGAGGACTCATTAGCGTTTCTACTTAAGTGGTTTGAGCAATTTCCACAATATATAGGAAGGGATTTCTACATCACTGGAGAGAGCTATGGAGGTAGTTCATAACTTCTTAATCTACTGATACATTACCCTTGAATACTCAGATTAATATCAGCATCTTATTTTTATTGTAGGACATTATGTTCCTCAGCTTGCCCAAGCCATTGTAAGGCACCAGTTTGCAGCTGGGAAAAAAACAATTAATCTGAAAGGATATATGGTATGGAACTTCTTCTTGGAGAAGTAGAAGACTCTGGCCACTGTGCATTATTGGAACAGAATAAACAACTACTTGATATTGGTAATGCAGGTGGGAAATGCTCTGACCAATGATTTCACTGATCACATGGGGGTTTTCCAGTTTATGTGGTCTGCTGGAATGATTTCTGACCAAACCTACAAGCTTCTGAACCTCTTTTGTGACTTCGAATCATTTATTCACGCCTCAGACCAGTGTAATAAGATTCTGGATATTGCAAGCGAAGAACTTGGAAACATTGATCCGTATAGCGTCTACACTCCTGCCTGCACTGGCAATTCTAGCTCATCCAGTAGGCTGCTGAAGAGACTGTTTGTAAGCAGaagcattttttacattttgacatatatttatttcatgttCTGGTAATTTGGGCATGAATTGAAAACattttcctccccccccccccctcccttttaaAAGATGGATGACAGTAGGACTTTAGATGCAGTGTTTGAATTATTTGCATCAGGTCATTTATGGATGATGGTTTTAATTTGATAGAAGGTTGGTCGCATCAGTAAAAAGTATGATCCATGCACTGAGGCACACTCAACTGTATATTTCAATTTACCTGAGGTTCAGAAGGCACTTCATGTTAAGCCAGAAGCTGCACCTTCTAAATGGGAGACTTGCAGGTATCATAATGCTCACAAAATATAAAACTTATGAAAATTGGACAAACATATTTAATGGATGAAGAAAGCTGTACAAAGTATTTACTTTCTCAGCTTTGATGTCCACAGTCCGCGCTCTGTTTGCAACTTGTATTTGATGTTAGTATACATCCCATCAATGACATTTTGTATTGTTGAGCTAAAAaccaaaggttttttttttttttttttttttaagtggtCCATTAATTGGGTGATTCATGATTCCAATCATTAGATTGGATCATACTATTAAGCATTGAAGATCTTCCAGATCTGACAAAATTTGTAGCATTGCCTACATGTAATATAGTACAACTTGACTGTAGTGGCACAAAGAAATTCATCTTGTTATATTTTGCAATTGTCTTCCTCTTTTGCAGTGACGTGATTAATACTAACTGGAAGGACTCTCCAATGTCAGTGCTGGACATTTATCGCGAACTTATGCCTTTGGGGCTTCGTATTTGGATATTCAGGTGCCTCTTTAAATTCCCTTGGATACTTTCTTCACTAGTTATCCTTAGAATAAGTCTAGCATCTGAATGATCAAGTGCCAATTCTGCTCATCTATGTTGCTGCCAGCCATTTCTATACACCCCCACACATATTGAAATGTGTCTATGCAAGGTAGAAAACCTCAAAACCAAAACTTATCCAGTGAGCTGATGTTTGAGATGGCAAAGGCATGATGTGAGGCATCAAAACCACCAAAGTCATAAAACATGGGTCAAAGTGCAAGCATAAACTTTATGATTAATTATCTTTTTCCTGtcaataacaaagagaaataaTCTGAAAATTAAtagcagaaaaataaatgatgTATATATTAGTTTGGTGCTCCAAGAGGTCAAAAATCCTAATAAGTTTCATAATAATATGATCAGGAACCATTGTCGGATGGGCATTGCTTGAGAGATTAACTAAATCAAATATTCAAGTTGAGAGTTGTGAGATGAGAAgaagattccacaaagtgatcattttaggtatctgggatcaatcataataaagaaggtgatatagaggatgatgttgctcagagaattaaaataggatggatgaagtggagaggtgcgtccgaaGTGTTGTGCGATCGACGTACTCcttaaagcttaaaagaaaattttatagcaGTGAGCACACGACCGGCTATGTTGTATGATGCGGAATGCTGGGCTGTTAAGAAATGTCAAATAGATAAACTaaatgtagcggagatgaggatgttgagatggatgtgtggaaaaagtaggaaggataaagtaaggaatgatcatattagagctgattttggagtagctccgatacatgaaaagctacgagaaagtcgtttcaggtggcatggtcatgttcaacgaaggcctttggatgcttcagtacagaggagtgatttgattcacattaaaggaactaaaagagccgggggcaggcctaaaaagaccttaggagaagtagtgaggaaagacatgcaaaAGACCTTAggagtagtgaggaaagacatgcatagcttacgCCTTGTATCATgcatgacttcgaatagagctgattggagagcaagaatccatgtagccaaccccatttagttgggataaggctatgttgttgttgttgttgttgtaatctTTTAGATGGAATTCACCCTAGTTTATCCAAATATATGCCCTATGATGAATATATGTGCGCCCCAGACCTGTGTATGGATCTGTTGCCTCGTAATGCAGTTAGATTATTCTTCCACTATTTTCGAAGTAGATGTTTAGATCTTGAATCATTCTAACTGTTAACTAAAAATTGTTTATGCATTGCCATTGACTTGCTATGAGTTGCACCGCACCATATACAAGATAACAAAAAATATTGCTGTTCAAGTCACatatttttaagttttgaaaGGATAAGGAACAGAAGATTTACCTGCAAAAGTTAAGACAACTGAACAAGAAGATGATCATCCAATGAGGCAAGTGCAAAAATGGAATCTAAATTAGAGGGAACTAAAAATCAATCTAGATAGCCTGACGAAGGTACAACATACTTTGCTTCTCAAGAGCTACAAACAGGGACCTGGGTTCTTTTTCCAATCCCAAAAGGAGAAAACCTGAGAAGTTGTTAAAATCCCTCATTTGTCCAGTACCTTTGGGAGAATTCATCACTAGAGGAAACCACCCATCAAAACCCGACCATCATCCAGTCGAACTTCGTCTATGCCTCGATAATCGAGTTCTTAGAAAACCTCGGGAGTTACTAAAATTCCTCATGTTGTCCAGTTCCTAGTGGGAGACTCTCTCATCTTCATTATTAAAAGGAACCACCATCAAAGCCCTACCTGTTATCATCCCGTCAAACTTCTTCTTTGTCTTGATAATTGAGTTCTAGTTGCAAAAGCATTGAGACTTTAAACTCCTCCCTGGCTGCCACAGAGACCAATAGTGACTTCTTGCT
The nucleotide sequence above comes from Telopea speciosissima isolate NSW1024214 ecotype Mountain lineage chromosome 3, Tspe_v1, whole genome shotgun sequence. Encoded proteins:
- the LOC122655816 gene encoding serine carboxypeptidase II-2 encodes the protein MESGKWVLFLPLFFLLLRLPSGSSTSQQELDKILELPGQTFNVNFSQYSGYVTANEESGRNLFYWLIEAVEEPSTKPLVLWLNGGPGCSSIAYGEAEEIGPFHVKPDGKTLYLNRYSWNQVANIIFLDSPVGVGFSYSNNSEDILNNGDKRTAEDSLAFLLKWFEQFPQYIGRDFYITGESYGGHYVPQLAQAIVRHQFAAGKKTINLKGYMVGNALTNDFTDHMGVFQFMWSAGMISDQTYKLLNLFCDFESFIHASDQCNKILDIASEELGNIDPYSVYTPACTGNSSSSSRLLKRLFKVGRISKKYDPCTEAHSTVYFNLPEVQKALHVKPEAAPSKWETCSDVINTNWKDSPMSVLDIYRELMPLGLRIWIFSGDTDAVIPVTSTRLTINTLKLPTVSPWRAWYDDGQVGGWTQQYLGLTFVSVRGAGHEVPLHRPKLALTLIKAFLSGSQMPTLSEHGDS